The genomic DNA GCGAACCTGAAATTTATGCAGCCATAAAAAAAGACGCACTTTTAGAAAATGTTTGTTGCGATGAATGCGGCTGCGTGGATTACGGTGATGCCAGCAAAACAGAAAACACAAGAGTAAGCTATCCTATAGAGCATATAGAAAATCACGAACCGAGCTTAAAAGCAGGTCATCCAAAAAACATTATATTTTTAACAGCAGACGCATTTGGAGTTCTGCCTCCTGTTTCAAAACTTACAAAAGAGCAAGCTATGTACTACTTTTTAAGTGGATACACCGCAAAAGTAGCAGGAACGGAACGCGGTATAACCGAGCCTCAAGCTACTTTTTCAGCATGTTTTGGAGAACCGTTTATGCCATTGCATCCAACAGTTTATGCAAGACTTCTTGGAGAAAAAATCGACAAACATCAAGTAAATGTATATTTAGTAAATACAGGCTGGAGCGGCGGTGCTTACGGTATCGGTAAGAGAATGAGCATAAAAGCTACTCGCGCTTGTATAAATGCTATACTTGATGGAAGCATAAAAAAATGCGAATTTGAAAACTTTGATAAATTTAATCTTTCTATTCCAAAAGAGCTAGAAGGAGTAGAAACAAAACTTTTAAATCCTATAAATACTTGGAATGATAAAAACCAATACTTAGCAGCTAGAGATAAGCTAGCAAATATGTTTGTGGAAAATTTCAACAGATACGAGGATGTAGAAGAAGGCGTGCAATTCGCAAAAGCCGGTCCGACAAATTAAACTTATATAAATTTCCGTAACTATTTTAAAATTCGGTTGCGGAAATTTATCTATTAAATTTAAAAATTAAATTACCTTTTAAAATAAATAATGTTAAAATAATCTCTTTTTTGATGAATAATAATAAATTTAATATAGAAGCAAGATTAGTATATTAGCAGCGATGACTGCTTTTAAAAAATTAACTATCAAAAAATATAAAACTTTTGCTAATGACAATTTTTGTATAAAAAAGATATTTACCGATAACAATATTTGTTTTAAATTTAAAACAAAAAAAAGGAAACATATGCAAAAAATGTGGGAAGGTCGATTTAGTGAGAGTAGCAGCGAACTTTTAGAAGCTTTTAACGCCTCAATAGAATTTGATAAAGAGTTGTATAAACAAGATATAGAGGGCTCAATAGCTCACGCCAAAATGTTGGGAAAATGCGGAATTTTAACCACAGAACAATCGCAAAAAATTATAAACGGACTGCAACAAGTAAAAAGCGAAATAGACAACTCTGAGTTTGAATTTAAAATAGAAAATGAAGATATACATATGGCAGTTGAAAAGCGACTATCCGAGATTATAGGCAAAGAGCTTGGCGGTAAGCTTCACACAGCAAGAAGTAGAAACGATCAAGTAGCTCTTGATTTTAAACTTTTTGTGCAACAACAAAGCGTTATAATTTCAAATTTAATATTAGAATTAATGGTGGTTTTAAAAGATATCGCTGCTGAGCATAAAAATACGTTAATGCCTGGTTTTACACATCTTCAACACGCACAACCAATTAGCCTTGCATATCATTTATTAGCGTATGCTTTTATGTTTAAAAGAGATTATGAAAGGTTGATTTGCTGCTACCAAAGAAACGACTTAAGTCCACTTGGATCATGCGCACTTGCCGGAACTCCTCATCCAATAAATCGAAAAATGGTAGCTGAAGAACTCGGATTTAAAGATATCACACAAAACGGTATGGATAGTGTTAGCGATAGAGATTTTGCGCTTGAACTTCTTTTTAATATAAGCCTTATATTTACTCATACATCAAGACTTTGTGAAGAGCTTATACTATGGAGTAGCAGTGAGTTTAGATACATTACTATAAGTGATAAATTTAGTACCGGCTCAAGCATAATGCCGCAAAAGAAAAATCCGGATGTTGCCGAGCTTATAAGAGGAAAAACAGGTAGAGTATACGGCAACCTCATTTCACTTTTAACAGTTATGAAAGCTCTTCCGCTTGCTTATAATAAAGATATGCAAGAAGACAAAGAATGCGTATTTGATAGTGTTAAAACTGCGATCAACTCTCTTATTATACTTAAAGAGATGTTAAAAACGACTACTTTCAATAAAGATTTTATGTTAAAAGCTTGTAAAAACGGTCACCTTAGCGCTACTGATTTGGCGGATTATTTAGTAAGGAATTTAGATATACCATTTAGAGAAGCTCATTTTATCACCGGGAAATGCGTGGCATTAGCTGAAAAACTTGGTAAAGATATAAGCGAGCTCAGCTTAGATGAGCTAAAAAGTATCCACCAAGATATCAAAAGTGACGCTTTAGAAGTGTTAAAATTAGAAAACTCAAAAGAAGCTAGACAATCTGAGGGCGGCACCGGCAATAAAAGTGTCGATACGCAATTAAACGAACTAAATTCGTTTTTAAATTTAAAAAGATAGTACATAAATCGCACTCGTATATGTTTGGAGTGCGAAATCACTTTTTAAAAATTTATAAAAAATTATATAACTACATATTATTATTAATGGTATTGATTATCGATAAAGCTATATTAAGCTGATTTAGATATAATTTATAAATAATTTGCTAATTTAAAGAGGTAAAAATGGATTTATCTAAATTAGAAATAAATCAAAAAGCTATACTCACTGGGATAAACGGACTGAAAAATACAAAAAGAAGATTTAGGTCATTTGGACTCGATATCGGATCTAAGATACAAATCAAACAAAAAAGCATAACAAATTCAAACATAGAGATACTAAGCGAACACGGTTTAATAGCTTTGAGAGAGAATGAGGCAAAAATGCTAAGCTGTGAACTGTTGGCTGAAAAATGAGCCAACAGTTTATCATAGCTCTTGTAGGACAACCCAATGTAGGCAAAAGTCAGTTTTTAAGCGCGATTAGCAAATCAAATCCAAAAATCGGAAATTTCGCAGGCGTAACAGTAGAAAAATACGAAGCAACTCTTATAAAAGACGGTATAACTTTACATTTTATAGATCTTCCTGGTCTTTATAGTATGGACGATTTTTCAAAAGACGAGAGCGTAGCAAAAGATTTTTTGATGAAAAGCAAATACGATATGATACTAAATGTCGTAGATTCTACAAATTTAGAAAGAAATCTCTTTTTAACGGCAGAACTTATGACTCTTGGTAAAAAAATGGCGATAGCTCTCAATATGGATGATGAAGCCAAAAGCGAAGGTATAGATATAAATAGTGAACATTTGAGCTCTATTTTAGGTATACCGACCATTAAGGTATCATCGGTAAAAAAGACAAATCTCAAAACTTTACTTGATATAATTATTCAAACTTTAAACACGCCGTATAAGAAAAATAGACTTAAATTTAGTGATTCTATAGAAGAAGAACTGATATATCTAACCAAAATAATAGACGAAACAGGATTTCAACAAGAAGGCATCTCCTCAAGACAAGCGGCTATACTATTTTTACTAGAAGATAAGAAATTCTACGCACTGTCTCATGAAGATCCAAAAATGCTGTTTTTGATACCCGAGATCAAAAAAGTATTTGATAATATCAAACAAAAAACGCAAAACAACTCCATAGAGGACGTGCTTATCGACGAATACCACTCGTTTGCAAAAGGCGCGGCATTGGAAACTCAAAATATAAAAGCCGGCAAAAGCACGGATATCACAAAAAAGATAGACAGCATACTTATACACAGATTTTTCGGACTACCTATATTTTTATTTTTTATGTGGCTACTGTTTCAAGCCACGTTTACTCTTGGCGAAGTTCCGATGCAATACATAGAGATGACGTTTGCTTGGTTTAGCAATAGCGTATCTGCAAATTTAAATGATGATATGCTAAAATCCATAATAGTAGACGGTATCATAGCCGGAGTCGGCACAGTGATACTGTTTTTACCAAACATAATAATTTTATTTTTAGGTATAGCACTTTTAGAAACAACCGGATATATGGCAAGAGTTGCGTTTTTACTAGATGGATTTTTTCACAAATTCGGACTTCACGGCAAAAGTTTCATACCGCTAGTTACCGGATTTGGCTGTTCCATCCCTGCATATATGGCAGCGCGCACTCTTAAAAGTCAAAAAGATAGACTTCTTACTATGTTTATCATAGGATTTATGAGCTGTGGGGCTAGACTTCCTGTGTATGTACTATTTGCTGGAGCATTTTTTAAACCGGATAATGCGGGAAACGTGCTGTTTTTCATATATATTAGGTGCTCTTTTAGGACTGATAGCAGCTAAAGTTTTACGCATTTTCGTTTTCAAAGGCAATGATGAACCATTTGTTATGGAAATGCCGAAATACAGACTTCCGAGCATAAAGCTCATTTGGCTAACTATATACTCAAAATCCATGATGTATTTAAAAAAGGCAGGTACTTTTATACTAGCAGCTTCTATTTTGGTCTGGTTTATCAGCACTTTTCCGCAAAATCCACATATAGAAGAAAAATACCAACAACAAATTCAAACAGCGTCAAGCGACGAGCTAAAATTAGAGCTTACTAATCAAAAAGATCAAGAGCTTATGGAAAATACGTATCTAGGAATGTTTGGTAAAACTATAGAGCCTATATTTGCACCACTTGGATTTAACTGGAAAATGTCTGTTGCCACAGTAAGCGGGCTTGCGGCAAAAGAAGTTATAGTTTCTACTTTAGGAGTTTTATACTCTTTAGGCGGGGAGGTTAGCGAAAGTAACATTACTTTGCAGCAAACTTTAGCTAAAAATATATCGTTTGCCTCGGCTATGGCATTTATCGTATTTGTTATGGTATATCTGCCCTGTCTCGCAGCAACTGCCGTATTTTCAAAAGAAGCAGAAAGTAAAAAATATACGTTTTATCTAGTTATATTTACTTTTAGTGCTGCTTGGATACTCGCGTTTATTACATATAAAGTTATCACTTTTTTAAATATAGCGTGATTTAATCATGACCCGTAAAATAATTTATTATTTATAGTTAAAATAAACAATCAAAAGGACAATCAATGAAAACACTACTCATAAACGCTCATCCTAAATTTGATGAGAAAGATACGTTTTCTTACTCTTTGCAGAGTAAATTTAAAAATAAATTTGAGAATGAATTTGATACAAACTCATTATGTAGCATAAATTTATACAATAGCGCAATACCAAAACTTGATAGAGATATGTTAAATTTATTTCAAAATCAACAAAATGACGAACTTCAAACACAGATGAATAGCATAATGGAGCAATTTTTATCCTCAAAACGAATAGTAATAGTTATGCCTTTGCATAATTTTAATATCCCAGCACGTTTAAAGGACTATATGGACAACATTCTTATCGCTAAAAAGACGTTTGCCTACACAAGCGGCGGTTCGATAGGACTGATGAACGATGATAGAAAAGTTCTTGTTTTATGTTCTAGCGGATCAGTTTATACAGATGGAGGAAGATATGCAAATCTTGATTTTGCATGCCAATACCTAAAGGCGATGTTTTGCGAGATCATGGGTTTTAACAATTTTTATATAGTTAGGGCCGAAGGTACGTCAATGAGTAAATTTAGCAAAGACGGTATTTTAAGCAAAGCTTATTTGGATTTAGATAAGACTTTTGCCGAATTCTATAAACTAAGTTAAATTTAAAAATAGTAAATTTTACAGATATATCTATAGAAAACATGAAGTAATTCTCATAAAATATAGATACAGATCAAAAATAAAACATATATTTTATCTGCTTATTTTTAAATTTACTATTGCATAAATTTGGACTTTTATTGTGTGTGGAATTTTATATTTTTTAATATGGATAAATTTATCTTTATATAAATTTAATTATAATTATATATGAAAAAAAGATAAAATAAGAAGTAAATTATATTAAAATAAACAATAAAATAGGCAAAACAATTATGAATAAAAATAACCGCCATATCTCATATTCAATAAAAAGCTATCTTTAGTGAATTTAGAAAAAATAGCCTTTTTGTATATTGAAGTAAATATAAATGGTCAAAAAATAGAAAATTTAGGAATTGTAATTGATGAATTAAAAGTTAAAGTTTTAATAGTTATATCCAAAAAATACCGATAATCGACACATTGCTGTTATCAATGCTTCTATTTTCAAATAAAAAACTCATAAATTAGATAAGCCTTATAAGACAGAGCTAAATATAGAAAATCAGCCGTTCATTGATGTGGAACATGCGCAAGAGCTTCTAAAAATTTTGAATGATAAATTTGAGTCATTGCCTAAGTCATTAAAAGATATTTATATATCTATCATCTGATAATAAATATTTTAATGCTTTCTTTAAATATAAAAATTTGCAAAAAAATCAAATAGATATTTTTGAAACTATCAAAAATAAAATTACGTGCTCAAATGAACGACTTGAATTCTTTATAGAA from Campylobacter fetus subsp. fetus includes the following:
- a CDS encoding FeoA family protein, which codes for MDLSKLEINQKAILTGINGLKNTKRRFRSFGLDIGSKIQIKQKSITNSNIEILSEHGLIALRENEAKMLSCELLAEK
- the argH gene encoding argininosuccinate lyase, coding for MQKMWEGRFSESSSELLEAFNASIEFDKELYKQDIEGSIAHAKMLGKCGILTTEQSQKIINGLQQVKSEIDNSEFEFKIENEDIHMAVEKRLSEIIGKELGGKLHTARSRNDQVALDFKLFVQQQSVIISNLILELMVVLKDIAAEHKNTLMPGFTHLQHAQPISLAYHLLAYAFMFKRDYERLICCYQRNDLSPLGSCALAGTPHPINRKMVAEELGFKDITQNGMDSVSDRDFALELLFNISLIFTHTSRLCEELILWSSSEFRYITISDKFSTGSSIMPQKKNPDVAELIRGKTGRVYGNLISLLTVMKALPLAYNKDMQEDKECVFDSVKTAINSLIILKEMLKTTTFNKDFMLKACKNGHLSATDLADYLVRNLDIPFREAHFITGKCVALAEKLGKDISELSLDELKSIHQDIKSDALEVLKLENSKEARQSEGGTGNKSVDTQLNELNSFLNLKR
- a CDS encoding FMN-dependent NADH-azoreductase, with product MKTLLINAHPKFDEKDTFSYSLQSKFKNKFENEFDTNSLCSINLYNSAIPKLDRDMLNLFQNQQNDELQTQMNSIMEQFLSSKRIVIVMPLHNFNIPARLKDYMDNILIAKKTFAYTSGGSIGLMNDDRKVLVLCSSGSVYTDGGRYANLDFACQYLKAMFCEIMGFNNFYIVRAEGTSMSKFSKDGILSKAYLDLDKTFAEFYKLS